GCTTCTCCCTTCGGTTTGTGCCTGCCGCGGCGGCATCGATCGGAGGAGGTATCGCCCAGATCGGCTCTCGATTGCGCCGGCGGCAAGCTCCCCTTTGTCGCGAGATGGTCCGGGTTCTACGGCACGGACACATCTACGACGGCTCGAGGGCAACGAGAGAACTCGGACTCGAATACCGGTCGGCCGTCGACACCCTGCGCCGCACAACCGAGTGGTTTCGATCAGAGGGTCTGCTGCGCGGATGACTCCAAGCCGCGATGACATCAATCGGTTCCTGGTCGAGCAGTTCCCGGCGGCCTCCGGTGTCGAATGCGTGGAGGTGGGCGAACGCCACGCGATTGCCCGCTGGGCGTACGACCCGTCGACCCTGCGCCCGGGAGGGTTGATCTCGGGCCCGACACAGTTCGCGCTTGCAGACACCGCGCTGTACTTTGCGGTTTTCGGCGCGATCGGTCTCGAGCCCATGGTCGTGACTAGCGACCTGTCTATCCGGTTTCTCCGCCCGGCGGTGGGCGGAGATCTCTTCGCCAGGGCCGATCTGCTACACATCGGGCAAGCGAGGATCTACGGCGTTGTGGACTTGTGGGTAGGTGACGATGCCGAACTCAGGGTCTCGCACGCCACCGGGACCTACGCCCGCTCCGGCAAATGACTTGACCCTCACGTTACGTGAGGGTCTATCGTGGAGGCCGTGACCTACACGGTGAGCGCAGTCGCGAAGGCCACGGGGATTACGGTGCGAACGCTGCACCACTACGACGAGATCGGCGTCCTGCATCCGTCCGGGCGGAGCCCATCGGGATATCGGATGTATGACGATGCCGACCTCGAACGTCTCCAGGAGATCTTGTTCTTCCGCGCCCTTGGTTTCGGTCTCAACGATGTGCGCCGGTCGCTCGCCGATCCCGATCGTCGCGAAACGTTGCTTCGGCAGCGACAACTCATGGTGGATCAGGCAGCCCGGTTCCACCAGATGGTGGACACAATCGATAGGGCGCTCGAGGCAATCGATGAAGGGACAACGATGAGTAAGGAAGATTTGTTTGAGGTGTTTGGAGATTTCGATCCGGATGAACACGCTGAGGAAGCCCGGGAGCGCTGGGGCGGGACCGACGCATACCAGGAGTCGCAACGAAGGACCAAGTCGTACGGCAAGGAGCAGTGGAAGGAAGCGCTGGCGGAGGGCAATACGATCGCCGAGGAACTCGCCGCCCTCATGGTCGGTGGCGATGCTGCCACGGGCGCGGCCGCCATGGATCTGGCGGAGCGACACCGTCAGCACATTACCCGGTGGTTCTATCCATGCCCGTCTGAGATGCATGTCGGCCTGGGCGAGATGTACACCACCGACGCCCGCTTCACTGCCTATTGGGACAAGTACCGTTCGGGGTTGGCCGTCTTCGTTCGCGATGCGTTCCGGGCCAACGCAGAGCGCGGCCGCTAACCGGCAGTCGTTGGCGGCGTTGGTCTGGATAACCGTCGTGTGCTCCGCTCGTACGGACGAATGTCGTGGTTGACTGGGGCCATGGAAGGTAACGGTTGGCTCATCGGCTTGCTCGTGGTGGCGTTCGTGCTGGCGGCCTTTGTGGCGGCAGGCGAAACCGCCCTGCTCCGCATGTCTCCGGTGCGGGCCGCCTCCCTCGCCTCCGGAGGTGACCGGCGTGCGCGTCGAATCGTGGCGCTCCTCGACGATTTGCCGCGCGTCTTGAATGCGGTCCTGCTCACGGCACTACTCAGTCAGATCGGGGCGGCGACGGTCACAGGAATCCTTGCCCAACGATGGTTCGGGAATCTCGGCGTGACGGTCGCTTCGATCGTGCTCACCATCTTGCTGTTCGTGTATGCAGAGGCGATTCCGAAGACCTTCGCCGTTCGGCACGCCGATCGTGTGGCATTGATGCTGGCGTCTCCGCTTGCATGGCTGGAAGTCCTCTTCCGACCGCTGTTACGGGCGCTGGTTTGGTTCGCCGATATCCAGATGCCCGGCAAAGGTGTAACGACGTCGCCAACTGTTACCGAGGATGAGCTCCGGCGATTGGCTTCCCGGGCCGCCCGGGAGGGGGAGATCACTCCCGAGGATCAGGTGCTCATCGAGCGAGCATTCAGGCTCGGTGACCGGCGCGTCGACGACATCATGGTTCCGCGCGCAGACATCGTCTCCGTCCCCGCCGATGCGACAGTCGACGTCGCACTCGCCATCGCTCTCGAAGCCGGACATCGCCGGATTCCGGTCTACGCAGGGTCACCCGAGAACATCACCGGCATCGTGGGTCTGCGCGACCTCCTGAGGCTTTCCGAGACAAGGCGCGACCTCCTCCAGGTCTCCGCATTGGCCACCGACCCGCTGGTCGTTCCCGACTCGAAGCGGGTTCTGGACCTGCTGCGGGAGATGCAGGCCAGCCGGATGCATCTGGCGGTGGTCGTCGATGAGTACGGAGGCACTGCCGGGCTCCTCACCATTGAAGACATCGCTGAGGAACTGCTCGGATCGATGAGCGAGGAACCCGATCGGGTGATCACGGTCGGAGATGGAGGGTGGTCTGTCGATGCCGCGCTTCCCGTTGAGGATCTCGCTGATCTCATTGGACAGAGCCTTCCGGATGGCGAGTGGAACACTGTTGCCGGCCTCGTCTACGCGCTGTGCGGCCGGGTTCCTGAAGTCGGTGACGAAGTCCTGGTTGCCGGACACACCCTCAAGGTAGCGAGCAAGCGGCGCCGTCGGATCACGCGAATCGAAGTGACCCGCTCCGGGGGTTGAGGCGCTCTGCGTAGGCCGACCAACGCTCGAGCACCGATCCCTACCTCTGGATTTGTCCCCCGGCGCTCATCGTCCCGGTCGCCCAATCGGCGTGCAATGAGGCGTACACGCCGCCGGCGGCGAGAAGATCCTGGTGCCGGCCCCGCTCCACCAGTAGACCCCGGTCGAATACCAGCACCTCGTCGGCTGCTTCTGCGGTGGCGAGACGGTGGGCAATGGTGATCGCCGTTCTTCCCTGGGTGAGACGCTCCATCGCCCGGCGTAGCTGAACGTCGAGCACCGGATCGACGGCCGACGTCGCTTCGTCGAGCACGAGAACGTCCGGCACGGAGATCCAGGCCCGCACCAGCGCCACGAGTTGCCGCTCACCGGCCGAGAGGTCGCTGCCCCGTTCGCCGACTGATGAGCCCAGGCCGTCCGGGAGGCGGTCGAGCCAACCGTCGAGCCCAAGCTCGACGAAGGCCGTGCGCAGCTCGCGGTCCGTTGCGTCCGGTTTCCCGTACCGGATGTTGTCCGCCACTGTTCCTTCGAACAGGAAGCCCTCCTGAGGTACGAACGCCACCCGGTGGCGGAGCGAGGCGAACGAGATGCGATTGAGTGCAACTCCTCCGATTGCTATGGATCCGGAGGTCGGCTCGAGCAGGCGCACGGCCAGCTTGGCGAAGGTCGTCTTCCCCGATCCTGTCTCGCCGACGATGGCCACACGCGCCCCCGCCTGGACCCTCGCGCTCAGCGCCCGGAGCACTTCGGGGCCCTCACCGTATCGAAATGAAACGTCGGTGAAGCGCACGTCGAGCGCTCCGGGCGGTAGCGCCAGCCCATCAACGGGATCGGGGATCTCCACCTCCGAGTGGATCTCACCGAGGATCCGTCGCATTCCCGATGCGGCCGATTGGGCGGTCTCCAGTACCTCGACCATCATTTGCACCGGTTCGGTCAGGAGGTTGACCAGGAACAGGAATGCCAGCAGGCGACCGGGTGTCGTCTCGAACGCCAGGCCGGCTGCCACAACTGCGGCCATCAAGATGCCTGCGAACAGTTCGGCCGAACTGAACAGGATGTTGCCGAACCGCATCGTCTTGTACTCAGACTGGAATCGATCCTCGAGCACCTCGGCCACTCTGTCCTGTGTGGCTCGCTCGACTCCATAGGCGCGGACCACGGGAATGGCCGAGATCGCTTCGGACAGGACTGCCAGGCTGTTGGCGACCCGCCGCCGGACCCGGTCGTAGCTGCGCTGGAGAACGCGCTGGAACCAGATCATGAGCACCGCGTAGAGAAGGATCCCGATCGTCACGAGAAGCGCTATTCGCCACTCGTAAACGTACATCGCTCCCAGCGCCAGGAAGACCTGTGATCCGGAGGTGAGCAACCCGACCCCTCCCCAATCCATGAAGCCTTGGAGGGTTGCGATGTCGGTGGTGACCCTCGAGACGAGGGACCCACGGCGCTCGGCGTCGACGTGGAGGACCGAGCGTTTCATGAGGTGAGCGAAGGTCAACTGGCGGAGGTCGGAGAGGCCGGTAGAGGAGGCCTTCACCAGTCGGACCAGGGCGGCGCGCCCCACCCAGGTTCCGAGCACGAGGGCGGCGGCCGCCATTGCCACTCGGGCTCCCACGCTGCTGAGGTTGATCTCAATGGGAGTCAGCAGTTCGTCGTCGATGATCTGTTGCAGGGCGATCGGGACGATGATCTGAATGGCCGTTCCGGCCGCCGCCATCAGCACGGTCAACCCGAGCCCGCGCCGCAAAACGGGCGCTTCCTTTAGGGCCTGTCGCAGAACCCTGAGGGTTCGTTCGTCCTTCACGATCCGCGTCTTTCGTCGGTCGATATTGGCCGGCGGTCATCGGTAGCCACGCGTCGAGCGTCCTCCTCGTAGGCTCTGACCAGGGCGGCATATCCGGGAGACCTGCTGAGGAGTTGCTCGTGGGTTCCGTGGTCTGAGACCGTCTTCTCGTCGACAAACATGACCTCATCGGCGAGGCGAATCGTGGCCGGGCGATACGCGACCATGACAATCGTGGAAGGCAGGTCGGCTGTCTTCAGCGAGCGCAGGATTTCGGCCTCCACCGAAGGGTCGACGGCCGAAGTAGCGTCGTCGAGGATCATGAGTCGAGGCTGCCTGATCAACGCACGGGCCAGAGCAATGCGCTGCCGCTGCCCGCCGGAGAGCGAGGTGCCGCGCTCGCCGAGGC
The sequence above is drawn from the Acidimicrobiia bacterium genome and encodes:
- a CDS encoding MerR family transcriptional regulator; translation: MTYTVSAVAKATGITVRTLHHYDEIGVLHPSGRSPSGYRMYDDADLERLQEILFFRALGFGLNDVRRSLADPDRRETLLRQRQLMVDQAARFHQMVDTIDRALEAIDEGTTMSKEDLFEVFGDFDPDEHAEEARERWGGTDAYQESQRRTKSYGKEQWKEALAEGNTIAEELAALMVGGDAATGAAAMDLAERHRQHITRWFYPCPSEMHVGLGEMYTTDARFTAYWDKYRSGLAVFVRDAFRANAERGR
- a CDS encoding PaaI family thioesterase, which translates into the protein MTPSRDDINRFLVEQFPAASGVECVEVGERHAIARWAYDPSTLRPGGLISGPTQFALADTALYFAVFGAIGLEPMVVTSDLSIRFLRPAVGGDLFARADLLHIGQARIYGVVDLWVGDDAELRVSHATGTYARSGK
- a CDS encoding hemolysin family protein codes for the protein MEGNGWLIGLLVVAFVLAAFVAAGETALLRMSPVRAASLASGGDRRARRIVALLDDLPRVLNAVLLTALLSQIGAATVTGILAQRWFGNLGVTVASIVLTILLFVYAEAIPKTFAVRHADRVALMLASPLAWLEVLFRPLLRALVWFADIQMPGKGVTTSPTVTEDELRRLASRAAREGEITPEDQVLIERAFRLGDRRVDDIMVPRADIVSVPADATVDVALAIALEAGHRRIPVYAGSPENITGIVGLRDLLRLSETRRDLLQVSALATDPLVVPDSKRVLDLLREMQASRMHLAVVVDEYGGTAGLLTIEDIAEELLGSMSEEPDRVITVGDGGWSVDAALPVEDLADLIGQSLPDGEWNTVAGLVYALCGRVPEVGDEVLVAGHTLKVASKRRRRITRIEVTRSGG
- a CDS encoding ABC transporter ATP-binding protein — translated: MKDERTLRVLRQALKEAPVLRRGLGLTVLMAAAGTAIQIIVPIALQQIIDDELLTPIEINLSSVGARVAMAAAALVLGTWVGRAALVRLVKASSTGLSDLRQLTFAHLMKRSVLHVDAERRGSLVSRVTTDIATLQGFMDWGGVGLLTSGSQVFLALGAMYVYEWRIALLVTIGILLYAVLMIWFQRVLQRSYDRVRRRVANSLAVLSEAISAIPVVRAYGVERATQDRVAEVLEDRFQSEYKTMRFGNILFSSAELFAGILMAAVVAAGLAFETTPGRLLAFLFLVNLLTEPVQMMVEVLETAQSAASGMRRILGEIHSEVEIPDPVDGLALPPGALDVRFTDVSFRYGEGPEVLRALSARVQAGARVAIVGETGSGKTTFAKLAVRLLEPTSGSIAIGGVALNRISFASLRHRVAFVPQEGFLFEGTVADNIRYGKPDATDRELRTAFVELGLDGWLDRLPDGLGSSVGERGSDLSAGERQLVALVRAWISVPDVLVLDEATSAVDPVLDVQLRRAMERLTQGRTAITIAHRLATAEAADEVLVFDRGLLVERGRHQDLLAAGGVYASLHADWATGTMSAGGQIQR